Proteins encoded by one window of Drosophila melanogaster chromosome X:
- the AMPdeam gene encoding AMP deaminase, isoform E — translation MQSYADALSAKGYRSFGFDTDMEMDMDMGCTTMRRIEKRKGGDLADSPVDEKAEADVEVTNEISAPYEVPQFPIEQIEKKLQIQRHLNEKQATGPRPVATAAVLATNRESSSSTEGRESAVTMERNDADINFQRVSISGEDTSGVPLEDLERASTLLIEALRLRSHYMAMSDQSFPSTTARFLKTVKLKDRINNLPVKEVSDVHLRHSPMKITNPWNVEFPNDEDFKIKPLNGVFHIYENDDESSEIKYEYPDMSQFVNDMQVMCNMIADGPLKSFCYRRLCYLSSKYQMHVLLNELRELAAQKAVPHRDFYNTRKVDTHIHAASCMNQKHLLRFIKKTLKNNANEVVTVTNGQQMTLAQVFQSMNLTTYDLTVDMLDVHADRNTFHRFDKFNSKYNPIGESRLREVFLKTDNYLNGKYFAQIIKEVAFDLEESKYQNAELRLSIYGKSPDEWYKLAKWAIDNDVYSSNIRWLIQIPRLFDIFKSNKMMKSFQEILNNIFLPLFEATARPSKHPELHRFLQYVIGFDSVDDESKPENPLFDNDVPRPEEWTYEENPPYAYYIYYMYANMTVLNKFRQSRNMNTFVLRPHCGEAGPVQHLVCGFLMAENISHGLLLRKVPVLQYLYYLTQIGIAMSPLSNNSLFLNYHRNPLPEYLARGLIISLSTDDPLQFHFTKEPLMEEYSIAAQVWKLSSCDMCELARNSVMMSGFPHAIKQQWLGPIYYEDGIMGNDITRTNVPEIRVAYRYETLLDELSNIFKVNQTCSIADMNAT, via the exons GTGATCTCGCCGATTCACCGGTGGATGAGAAGGCCGAAGCTGATGTGGAGGTGACCAACGAGATCTCGGCGCCCTATGAAGTGCCCCAATTTCCCATTGAACAGATCGAGAAGAAGCTGCAAATCCAGCGCCATCTCAATGAAAA GCAGGCTACAGGACCTAGACCAGTGGCCACAGCCGCCGTATTGGCCACAAACAGGGAATCATCCAGCAGCACCGAGGGCCGCGAGTCCGCCGTTACTATGGAGAGAAACGATGCGGACATTAACTTTCAACGGGTCTCAATTTCGGGTGAGGACACCAGTGGCGTACCGCTCGAGGATTTGGAGCGGGCCTCGACCCTGCTGATCGAGGCACTGCGCCTGCGTAGCCACTACATGGCCATGTCGGATCAATCGTTTCCCTCGACCACGGCTCGATTCCTCAAGACAGTGAAGCTCAAGGATCGCATCAACAATCTGCCCGTCAAGGAGGTGTCGG ATGTCCATTTGAGACATTCGCCAATGAAGATTACGAATCCGTGGAACGTCGAGTTTCCCAATGACGAAGATTTCAAGATTAAGCCCCTCAACGGAGTGTTTCACATTTACGAGAATGAT GACGAAAGCAGTGAGATCAAATACGAATATCCAGATATGAGCCAATTCGTAAACGACATGCAGGTCATGTGCAATATGATTGCCGATGGGCCATT GAAATCCTTCTGCTATCGACGTCTCTGTTATCTGTCGTCCAAGTATCAGATGCACGTGCTCCTCAACGAGCTGCGTGAGCTGGCTGCCCAGAAGGCGGTGCCGCATCGCGATTTCTACAACACCCGCAAGGTGGACACCCACATCCATGCCGCATCGTGCATGAACCAAAAGCATCTGCTGCGCTTCATTAAAAAGACGCTGAAGAACAACGCCAACGAGGTGGTCACCGTCACCAATGGCCAGCAAATGACACTGGCCCAGGTGTTCCAGTCGATGAACCTGACCACCTACGACCTGACCGTCGACATGTTGGACGTCCATGCCGATCGCAACACGTTCCATCGCTTCGACAAGTTTAACTCCAAGTACAATCCCATCGGGGAGTCGCGGCTCAGGGAAGTCTTCCTGAAGACGGACAACTATCTGAATGGCAAATACTTTGCACAGATCATAAAG GAAGTGGCCTTCGATCTGGAGGAGTCCAAGTACCAGAACGCCGAGCTGCGTCTCTCCATCTATGGCAAGTCGCCGGATGAGTGGTACAAACTGGCCAAGTGGGCCATCGACAATGATGTGTACAGCTCGAACATTCGCTGGCTGATCCAGATACCCCGTCTCTTCGACATCTTCAAGTCGAACAAGATGATGAAGTCATTCCAGGAGATCTTGAACAACATATTCCTGCCGCTCTTCGAGGCGACAGCCCGACCCAGTAAGCATCCCGAGTTGCATCGCTTTCTGCAGTACGTGATCGGATTCGATTCGGTGGACGATGAGTCCAAGCCGGAGAATCCGCTCTTCGACAACGATGTGCCACGTCCGGAGGAGTGGACCTACGAGGAGAATCCGCCCTATGCCTACTATATCTACTATATGTACGCCAACATGACGGTGCTGAACAAGTTTAGACA ATCTCGCAATATGAACACCTTTGTGCTGCGGCCCCATTGCGGCGAGGCTGGACCCGTGCAGCATCTGGTTTGCGGCTTCCTCATGGCCGAGAACATCTCCCACGGCCTCCTGTTGCGCAAAGTGCCCGTGCTGCAGTATCTGTATTATCTGACCCAGATTGGCATCGCCATGTCGCCGCTGTCGAACAACTCCCTGTTCCTCAACTATCATCGCAATCCGCTGCCAGAGTATTTGGCCCGTGGCCTCATCATTTCCCTCTCCACGGATGATCCCTTGCAATTCCACTTCACCAAG GAACCCCTCATGGAGGAGTACAGCATTGCGGCACAGGTGTGGAAGCTCAGCTCATGCGACATGTGCGAGCTGGCCAGGAACAGTGTGATGATGAGCGGATTCCCACATGCC ATCAAACAGCAGTGGCTGGGACCCATCTATTACGAGGACGGTATCATGGGCAACGACATCACGCGCACCAATGTGCCAGAGATCCGTGTGGCCTATCGCTATGAGACACTGCTGGACGAGCTGTCCAACATCTTCAAGGTGAACCAGACGTGCTCCATTGCAGACATGAACGCCACATAG
- the AMPdeam gene encoding AMP deaminase, isoform K, whose product MSYRGMLSTSDGSPVELRVQDVDSFDGSMMSHAATNAAGPLGSKASGKSLNACTSMSMPQKPSSLRATCDLADSPVDEKAEADVEVTNEISAPYEVPQFPIEQIEKKLQIQRHLNEKQATGPRPVATAAVLATNRESSSSTEGRESAVTMERNDADINFQRVSISGEDTSGVPLEDLERASTLLIEALRLRSHYMAMSDQSFPSTTARFLKTVKLKDRINNLPVKEVSDVHLRHSPMKITNPWNVEFPNDEDFKIKPLNGVFHIYENDDESSEIKYEYPDMSQFVNDMQVMCNMIADGPLKSFCYRRLCYLSSKYQMHVLLNELRELAAQKAVPHRDFYNTRKVDTHIHAASCMNQKHLLRFIKKTLKNNANEVVTVTNGQQMTLAQVFQSMNLTTYDLTVDMLDVHADRNTFHRFDKFNSKYNPIGESRLREVFLKTDNYLNGKYFAQIIKEVAFDLEESKYQNAELRLSIYGKSPDEWYKLAKWAIDNDVYSSNIRWLIQIPRLFDIFKSNKMMKSFQEILNNIFLPLFEATARPSKHPELHRFLQYVIGFDSVDDESKPENPLFDNDVPRPEEWTYEENPPYAYYIYYMYANMTVLNKFRQSRNMNTFVLRPHCGEAGPVQHLVCGFLMAENISHGLLLRKVPVLQYLYYLTQIGIAMSPLSNNSLFLNYHRNPLPEYLARGLIISLSTDDPLQFHFTKEPLMEEYSIAAQVWKLSSCDMCELARNSVMMSGFPHAIKQQWLGPIYYEDGIMGNDITRTNVPEIRVAYRYETLLDELSNIFKVNQTCSIADMNAT is encoded by the exons ATGTCGTACCGCGGAATGCTGAGCACCTCGGACGGTTCGCCCGTCGAGCTGCGCGTCCAGGATGTGGACTCCTTTGACGGATCGATGATGTCCCATGCGGCCACCAATGCGGCCGGTCCGCTGGGCAGCAAGGCCAGCGGCAAGTCCCTCAACGCCTGCACCTCCATGTCCATGCCCCAAAAGCCGAGTTCCCTAAGGGCGACAT GTGATCTCGCCGATTCACCGGTGGATGAGAAGGCCGAAGCTGATGTGGAGGTGACCAACGAGATCTCGGCGCCCTATGAAGTGCCCCAATTTCCCATTGAACAGATCGAGAAGAAGCTGCAAATCCAGCGCCATCTCAATGAAAA GCAGGCTACAGGACCTAGACCAGTGGCCACAGCCGCCGTATTGGCCACAAACAGGGAATCATCCAGCAGCACCGAGGGCCGCGAGTCCGCCGTTACTATGGAGAGAAACGATGCGGACATTAACTTTCAACGGGTCTCAATTTCGGGTGAGGACACCAGTGGCGTACCGCTCGAGGATTTGGAGCGGGCCTCGACCCTGCTGATCGAGGCACTGCGCCTGCGTAGCCACTACATGGCCATGTCGGATCAATCGTTTCCCTCGACCACGGCTCGATTCCTCAAGACAGTGAAGCTCAAGGATCGCATCAACAATCTGCCCGTCAAGGAGGTGTCGG ATGTCCATTTGAGACATTCGCCAATGAAGATTACGAATCCGTGGAACGTCGAGTTTCCCAATGACGAAGATTTCAAGATTAAGCCCCTCAACGGAGTGTTTCACATTTACGAGAATGAT GACGAAAGCAGTGAGATCAAATACGAATATCCAGATATGAGCCAATTCGTAAACGACATGCAGGTCATGTGCAATATGATTGCCGATGGGCCATT GAAATCCTTCTGCTATCGACGTCTCTGTTATCTGTCGTCCAAGTATCAGATGCACGTGCTCCTCAACGAGCTGCGTGAGCTGGCTGCCCAGAAGGCGGTGCCGCATCGCGATTTCTACAACACCCGCAAGGTGGACACCCACATCCATGCCGCATCGTGCATGAACCAAAAGCATCTGCTGCGCTTCATTAAAAAGACGCTGAAGAACAACGCCAACGAGGTGGTCACCGTCACCAATGGCCAGCAAATGACACTGGCCCAGGTGTTCCAGTCGATGAACCTGACCACCTACGACCTGACCGTCGACATGTTGGACGTCCATGCCGATCGCAACACGTTCCATCGCTTCGACAAGTTTAACTCCAAGTACAATCCCATCGGGGAGTCGCGGCTCAGGGAAGTCTTCCTGAAGACGGACAACTATCTGAATGGCAAATACTTTGCACAGATCATAAAG GAAGTGGCCTTCGATCTGGAGGAGTCCAAGTACCAGAACGCCGAGCTGCGTCTCTCCATCTATGGCAAGTCGCCGGATGAGTGGTACAAACTGGCCAAGTGGGCCATCGACAATGATGTGTACAGCTCGAACATTCGCTGGCTGATCCAGATACCCCGTCTCTTCGACATCTTCAAGTCGAACAAGATGATGAAGTCATTCCAGGAGATCTTGAACAACATATTCCTGCCGCTCTTCGAGGCGACAGCCCGACCCAGTAAGCATCCCGAGTTGCATCGCTTTCTGCAGTACGTGATCGGATTCGATTCGGTGGACGATGAGTCCAAGCCGGAGAATCCGCTCTTCGACAACGATGTGCCACGTCCGGAGGAGTGGACCTACGAGGAGAATCCGCCCTATGCCTACTATATCTACTATATGTACGCCAACATGACGGTGCTGAACAAGTTTAGACA ATCTCGCAATATGAACACCTTTGTGCTGCGGCCCCATTGCGGCGAGGCTGGACCCGTGCAGCATCTGGTTTGCGGCTTCCTCATGGCCGAGAACATCTCCCACGGCCTCCTGTTGCGCAAAGTGCCCGTGCTGCAGTATCTGTATTATCTGACCCAGATTGGCATCGCCATGTCGCCGCTGTCGAACAACTCCCTGTTCCTCAACTATCATCGCAATCCGCTGCCAGAGTATTTGGCCCGTGGCCTCATCATTTCCCTCTCCACGGATGATCCCTTGCAATTCCACTTCACCAAG GAACCCCTCATGGAGGAGTACAGCATTGCGGCACAGGTGTGGAAGCTCAGCTCATGCGACATGTGCGAGCTGGCCAGGAACAGTGTGATGATGAGCGGATTCCCACATGCC ATCAAACAGCAGTGGCTGGGACCCATCTATTACGAGGACGGTATCATGGGCAACGACATCACGCGCACCAATGTGCCAGAGATCCGTGTGGCCTATCGCTATGAGACACTGCTGGACGAGCTGTCCAACATCTTCAAGGTGAACCAGACGTGCTCCATTGCAGACATGAACGCCACATAG
- the AMPdeam gene encoding AMP deaminase, isoform F has translation MERNDADINFQRVSISGEDTSGVPLEDLERASTLLIEALRLRSHYMAMSDQSFPSTTARFLKTVKLKDRINNLPVKEVSDVHLRHSPMKITNPWNVEFPNDEDFKIKPLNGVFHIYENDDESSEIKYEYPDMSQFVNDMQVMCNMIADGPLKSFCYRRLCYLSSKYQMHVLLNELRELAAQKAVPHRDFYNTRKVDTHIHAASCMNQKHLLRFIKKTLKNNANEVVTVTNGQQMTLAQVFQSMNLTTYDLTVDMLDVHADRNTFHRFDKFNSKYNPIGESRLREVFLKTDNYLNGKYFAQIIKEVAFDLEESKYQNAELRLSIYGKSPDEWYKLAKWAIDNDVYSSNIRWLIQIPRLFDIFKSNKMMKSFQEILNNIFLPLFEATARPSKHPELHRFLQYVIGFDSVDDESKPENPLFDNDVPRPEEWTYEENPPYAYYIYYMYANMTVLNKFRQSRNMNTFVLRPHCGEAGPVQHLVCGFLMAENISHGLLLRKVPVLQYLYYLTQIGIAMSPLSNNSLFLNYHRNPLPEYLARGLIISLSTDDPLQFHFTKEPLMEEYSIAAQVWKLSSCDMCELARNSVMMSGFPHAIKQQWLGPIYYEDGIMGNDITRTNVPEIRVAYRYETLLDELSNIFKVNQTCSIADMNAT, from the exons ATGGAGAGAAACGATGCGGACATTAACTTTCAACGGGTCTCAATTTCGGGTGAGGACACCAGTGGCGTACCGCTCGAGGATTTGGAGCGGGCCTCGACCCTGCTGATCGAGGCACTGCGCCTGCGTAGCCACTACATGGCCATGTCGGATCAATCGTTTCCCTCGACCACGGCTCGATTCCTCAAGACAGTGAAGCTCAAGGATCGCATCAACAATCTGCCCGTCAAGGAGGTGTCGG ATGTCCATTTGAGACATTCGCCAATGAAGATTACGAATCCGTGGAACGTCGAGTTTCCCAATGACGAAGATTTCAAGATTAAGCCCCTCAACGGAGTGTTTCACATTTACGAGAATGAT GACGAAAGCAGTGAGATCAAATACGAATATCCAGATATGAGCCAATTCGTAAACGACATGCAGGTCATGTGCAATATGATTGCCGATGGGCCATT GAAATCCTTCTGCTATCGACGTCTCTGTTATCTGTCGTCCAAGTATCAGATGCACGTGCTCCTCAACGAGCTGCGTGAGCTGGCTGCCCAGAAGGCGGTGCCGCATCGCGATTTCTACAACACCCGCAAGGTGGACACCCACATCCATGCCGCATCGTGCATGAACCAAAAGCATCTGCTGCGCTTCATTAAAAAGACGCTGAAGAACAACGCCAACGAGGTGGTCACCGTCACCAATGGCCAGCAAATGACACTGGCCCAGGTGTTCCAGTCGATGAACCTGACCACCTACGACCTGACCGTCGACATGTTGGACGTCCATGCCGATCGCAACACGTTCCATCGCTTCGACAAGTTTAACTCCAAGTACAATCCCATCGGGGAGTCGCGGCTCAGGGAAGTCTTCCTGAAGACGGACAACTATCTGAATGGCAAATACTTTGCACAGATCATAAAG GAAGTGGCCTTCGATCTGGAGGAGTCCAAGTACCAGAACGCCGAGCTGCGTCTCTCCATCTATGGCAAGTCGCCGGATGAGTGGTACAAACTGGCCAAGTGGGCCATCGACAATGATGTGTACAGCTCGAACATTCGCTGGCTGATCCAGATACCCCGTCTCTTCGACATCTTCAAGTCGAACAAGATGATGAAGTCATTCCAGGAGATCTTGAACAACATATTCCTGCCGCTCTTCGAGGCGACAGCCCGACCCAGTAAGCATCCCGAGTTGCATCGCTTTCTGCAGTACGTGATCGGATTCGATTCGGTGGACGATGAGTCCAAGCCGGAGAATCCGCTCTTCGACAACGATGTGCCACGTCCGGAGGAGTGGACCTACGAGGAGAATCCGCCCTATGCCTACTATATCTACTATATGTACGCCAACATGACGGTGCTGAACAAGTTTAGACA ATCTCGCAATATGAACACCTTTGTGCTGCGGCCCCATTGCGGCGAGGCTGGACCCGTGCAGCATCTGGTTTGCGGCTTCCTCATGGCCGAGAACATCTCCCACGGCCTCCTGTTGCGCAAAGTGCCCGTGCTGCAGTATCTGTATTATCTGACCCAGATTGGCATCGCCATGTCGCCGCTGTCGAACAACTCCCTGTTCCTCAACTATCATCGCAATCCGCTGCCAGAGTATTTGGCCCGTGGCCTCATCATTTCCCTCTCCACGGATGATCCCTTGCAATTCCACTTCACCAAG GAACCCCTCATGGAGGAGTACAGCATTGCGGCACAGGTGTGGAAGCTCAGCTCATGCGACATGTGCGAGCTGGCCAGGAACAGTGTGATGATGAGCGGATTCCCACATGCC ATCAAACAGCAGTGGCTGGGACCCATCTATTACGAGGACGGTATCATGGGCAACGACATCACGCGCACCAATGTGCCAGAGATCCGTGTGGCCTATCGCTATGAGACACTGCTGGACGAGCTGTCCAACATCTTCAAGGTGAACCAGACGTGCTCCATTGCAGACATGAACGCCACATAG
- the AMPdeam gene encoding AMP deaminase, isoform G: MNFNRMDTAHRLRVDVRLYGGSMGNQLNDKGTASSTPTISSDDLSDLADSPVDEKAEADVEVTNEISAPYEVPQFPIEQIEKKLQIQRHLNEKQATGPRPVATAAVLATNRESSSSTEGRESAVTMERNDADINFQRVSISGEDTSGVPLEDLERASTLLIEALRLRSHYMAMSDQSFPSTTARFLKTVKLKDRINNLPVKEVSDVHLRHSPMKITNPWNVEFPNDEDFKIKPLNGVFHIYENDDESSEIKYEYPDMSQFVNDMQVMCNMIADGPLKSFCYRRLCYLSSKYQMHVLLNELRELAAQKAVPHRDFYNTRKVDTHIHAASCMNQKHLLRFIKKTLKNNANEVVTVTNGQQMTLAQVFQSMNLTTYDLTVDMLDVHADRNTFHRFDKFNSKYNPIGESRLREVFLKTDNYLNGKYFAQIIKEVAFDLEESKYQNAELRLSIYGKSPDEWYKLAKWAIDNDVYSSNIRWLIQIPRLFDIFKSNKMMKSFQEILNNIFLPLFEATARPSKHPELHRFLQYVIGFDSVDDESKPENPLFDNDVPRPEEWTYEENPPYAYYIYYMYANMTVLNKFRQSRNMNTFVLRPHCGEAGPVQHLVCGFLMAENISHGLLLRKVPVLQYLYYLTQIGIAMSPLSNNSLFLNYHRNPLPEYLARGLIISLSTDDPLQFHFTKEPLMEEYSIAAQVWKLSSCDMCELARNSVMMSGFPHAIKQQWLGPIYYEDGIMGNDITRTNVPEIRVAYRYETLLDELSNIFKVNQTCSIADMNAT; encoded by the exons atgaACTTCAATCGCATGGATACCGCCCATCGGTTGCGCGTCGATGTTCGACTTTATGGGGGATCGATGGGAAATCAGCTAAATGACAAAGGCACCGCCTCCTCCACGCCCACCATTTCATCGGACGATCTCA GTGATCTCGCCGATTCACCGGTGGATGAGAAGGCCGAAGCTGATGTGGAGGTGACCAACGAGATCTCGGCGCCCTATGAAGTGCCCCAATTTCCCATTGAACAGATCGAGAAGAAGCTGCAAATCCAGCGCCATCTCAATGAAAA GCAGGCTACAGGACCTAGACCAGTGGCCACAGCCGCCGTATTGGCCACAAACAGGGAATCATCCAGCAGCACCGAGGGCCGCGAGTCCGCCGTTACTATGGAGAGAAACGATGCGGACATTAACTTTCAACGGGTCTCAATTTCGGGTGAGGACACCAGTGGCGTACCGCTCGAGGATTTGGAGCGGGCCTCGACCCTGCTGATCGAGGCACTGCGCCTGCGTAGCCACTACATGGCCATGTCGGATCAATCGTTTCCCTCGACCACGGCTCGATTCCTCAAGACAGTGAAGCTCAAGGATCGCATCAACAATCTGCCCGTCAAGGAGGTGTCGG ATGTCCATTTGAGACATTCGCCAATGAAGATTACGAATCCGTGGAACGTCGAGTTTCCCAATGACGAAGATTTCAAGATTAAGCCCCTCAACGGAGTGTTTCACATTTACGAGAATGAT GACGAAAGCAGTGAGATCAAATACGAATATCCAGATATGAGCCAATTCGTAAACGACATGCAGGTCATGTGCAATATGATTGCCGATGGGCCATT GAAATCCTTCTGCTATCGACGTCTCTGTTATCTGTCGTCCAAGTATCAGATGCACGTGCTCCTCAACGAGCTGCGTGAGCTGGCTGCCCAGAAGGCGGTGCCGCATCGCGATTTCTACAACACCCGCAAGGTGGACACCCACATCCATGCCGCATCGTGCATGAACCAAAAGCATCTGCTGCGCTTCATTAAAAAGACGCTGAAGAACAACGCCAACGAGGTGGTCACCGTCACCAATGGCCAGCAAATGACACTGGCCCAGGTGTTCCAGTCGATGAACCTGACCACCTACGACCTGACCGTCGACATGTTGGACGTCCATGCCGATCGCAACACGTTCCATCGCTTCGACAAGTTTAACTCCAAGTACAATCCCATCGGGGAGTCGCGGCTCAGGGAAGTCTTCCTGAAGACGGACAACTATCTGAATGGCAAATACTTTGCACAGATCATAAAG GAAGTGGCCTTCGATCTGGAGGAGTCCAAGTACCAGAACGCCGAGCTGCGTCTCTCCATCTATGGCAAGTCGCCGGATGAGTGGTACAAACTGGCCAAGTGGGCCATCGACAATGATGTGTACAGCTCGAACATTCGCTGGCTGATCCAGATACCCCGTCTCTTCGACATCTTCAAGTCGAACAAGATGATGAAGTCATTCCAGGAGATCTTGAACAACATATTCCTGCCGCTCTTCGAGGCGACAGCCCGACCCAGTAAGCATCCCGAGTTGCATCGCTTTCTGCAGTACGTGATCGGATTCGATTCGGTGGACGATGAGTCCAAGCCGGAGAATCCGCTCTTCGACAACGATGTGCCACGTCCGGAGGAGTGGACCTACGAGGAGAATCCGCCCTATGCCTACTATATCTACTATATGTACGCCAACATGACGGTGCTGAACAAGTTTAGACA ATCTCGCAATATGAACACCTTTGTGCTGCGGCCCCATTGCGGCGAGGCTGGACCCGTGCAGCATCTGGTTTGCGGCTTCCTCATGGCCGAGAACATCTCCCACGGCCTCCTGTTGCGCAAAGTGCCCGTGCTGCAGTATCTGTATTATCTGACCCAGATTGGCATCGCCATGTCGCCGCTGTCGAACAACTCCCTGTTCCTCAACTATCATCGCAATCCGCTGCCAGAGTATTTGGCCCGTGGCCTCATCATTTCCCTCTCCACGGATGATCCCTTGCAATTCCACTTCACCAAG GAACCCCTCATGGAGGAGTACAGCATTGCGGCACAGGTGTGGAAGCTCAGCTCATGCGACATGTGCGAGCTGGCCAGGAACAGTGTGATGATGAGCGGATTCCCACATGCC ATCAAACAGCAGTGGCTGGGACCCATCTATTACGAGGACGGTATCATGGGCAACGACATCACGCGCACCAATGTGCCAGAGATCCGTGTGGCCTATCGCTATGAGACACTGCTGGACGAGCTGTCCAACATCTTCAAGGTGAACCAGACGTGCTCCATTGCAGACATGAACGCCACATAG